One genomic segment of Natrialbaceae archaeon AArc-T1-2 includes these proteins:
- a CDS encoding CBS domain-containing protein: MPVEHLARSDVVTAMTDDSVQDLATMMDDESVGSVVISDGDEPVGIVTDRDLAMHVIAAGESPDGMTAEDVMSTDLCTIDHDGGFYEATELMSEHGIRRLPVTDDDGGLAGIITADDLHELLADEHQELAGVVQAQRPPY, from the coding sequence ATGCCAGTTGAACACCTCGCACGGAGCGACGTTGTCACAGCGATGACGGACGACTCGGTTCAGGACCTCGCAACGATGATGGACGACGAGAGCGTCGGAAGTGTCGTAATCTCCGATGGCGACGAACCCGTCGGAATCGTAACCGACCGCGACCTCGCGATGCATGTGATCGCGGCGGGTGAGAGCCCGGACGGCATGACCGCCGAGGACGTGATGTCGACGGACCTGTGCACGATCGACCACGACGGCGGCTTCTACGAGGCCACCGAGCTGATGAGCGAGCACGGGATTCGCCGGCTCCCGGTGACCGACGACGACGGCGGACTGGCCGGTATCATCACGGCCGACGACCTGCACGAACTGCTCGCCGACGAACACCAGGAACTCGCAGGCGTCGTCCAGGCACAGCGACCGCCGTACTAA
- a CDS encoding universal stress protein, with product MHALVAVDDSEPARAAFELAVSEHPDAEFTALCVISPYDVGYGEAAQFGADAFLEEQQETAEELLEDVREHAAERGVSIATETTVGQPTREIVEYVEEHPIDRVFVGSHGRSGVSRILLGSVAEDVARRAPVPVTIVR from the coding sequence ATGCACGCGCTCGTCGCAGTCGACGACTCAGAGCCCGCACGGGCCGCCTTCGAACTCGCCGTCTCGGAGCATCCGGACGCCGAGTTCACCGCGTTGTGCGTGATCAGCCCGTACGACGTCGGCTACGGGGAAGCCGCGCAGTTCGGCGCGGACGCCTTTCTCGAGGAGCAACAGGAGACCGCCGAAGAGCTCCTCGAGGACGTCCGGGAGCATGCGGCCGAACGTGGCGTCTCGATCGCGACCGAGACCACCGTTGGGCAACCGACACGCGAGATCGTCGAATACGTCGAGGAACACCCAATCGATCGCGTCTTCGTCGGCAGCCACGGTCGCTCGGGCGTCTCCCGAATCCTGTTAGGAAGCGTCGCCGAGGACGTCGCCAGACGTGCGCCCGTCCCGGTGACGATCGTTCGCTGA